From the Gadus chalcogrammus isolate NIFS_2021 chromosome 15, NIFS_Gcha_1.0, whole genome shotgun sequence genome, one window contains:
- the LOC130404646 gene encoding uncharacterized protein LOC130404646, with the protein MSLKRRKAGLGFTSWQRSFSILAPWRKGKGDMVLDSEVVLTKMKVFQNFSEKLLVSEDSFSNSSCSVSVCEQEASEPNRTTEENSRANEGPGSRSEETAPNYLCAIFSDSQLPRLYKFESEDSGVELPSGANSPSTPTGSEQSFVVHSRESSCDSCHLKASAPVSDERVSSSTTAESEEKQTKDADGKDVCEDVGDTVGDDVVDDIVDDVVDDVVDDVVDDVSSNVGDDVVDNVGSNDGDGIEDNGHDVEDIGGVLEDTLLQSTMTEEGVSFCMELTDMTVMEDPLEACYVDVLERSPDSVAQVVTSEPQVAVEEEEEEEEEGPREQPNTEIQEGKEEEDVFLPSTSALRKSSTSDSLEDYMDECCRLSEVQQAGSNTPLGSGLGYLEHICRLIEKIGHLQETNLRLQKQICGVQKTSRAAKTREEFFQHHCTCGAAGLAHQEPPKRLQRNDFLSLSGTLSDLSTIHEVTRRPPLSDGNGRALGPVPLWRRGQNRRSYTEGETRFLCDPGAEGGPPVPQRRLSENYTWGRVKDLVRRAKLRNSSSSRLGLSPTSLKMSCPQLYRPDLGPVDLPRSRNRNSMITLGHQDQLDLSWLQ; encoded by the exons GTAAAGGGGACATGGTACTGGACAGCGAGGTAGTCCTCACCAAAATGAAGGTCTTCCAGAACTTCAGCGAGAAGCTCCTTGTTTCGGAAGATtccttctccaactcctccTGCTCTGTGTCCGTCTGCGAGCAAGAGGCCTCGGAGCCGAACAGAACCACAGAGGAGAACTCTCGCGCCAACGAAGGCCCTGGATCACGTTCGGAGGAGACCGCTCCCAACTACCTGTGCGCCATATTCTCAGACTCCCAGCTGCCCCGGCTGTACAAGTTTGAGTCGGAGGACTCGGGAGTGGAGCTCCCCAGCGGCGCCAACTCCCCATCCACTCCGACGGGCTCGGAGCAGAGCTTCGTGGTGCACAGCCGAGAGTCTTCCTGCGACTCCTGCCACCTTAAAGCTTCAGCCCCAGTTTCCGATGAGCGGGTATCGTCGAGCACAACGGCTGAGTCAGAGGAGAAACAAACCAAGGACGCTGATGGAAAGGACGTTTGCGAGGATGTTGGTGACACCGTTGGTGACGACGTTGTTGACGACATTGTTGACGACGTTGTCGACGACGTTGTTGACGACGTTGTCGACGACGTTAGCAGCAATGTTGGCGATGACGTTGTTGACAACGTTGGCAGCAACGATGGCGACGGCATTGAGGACAATGGCCATGACGTTGAGGACATTGGCGGTGTCCTTGAGGACACCCTCCTCCAATCAACAATGACAGAGGAGGGAGTTAGTTTTTGCATGGAGCTGACGGACATGACTGTAATGGAGGACCCGTTGGAGGCCTGTTATGTAGATGTTCTTGAAAGATCTCCAGATTCCGTGGCTCAGGTTGTGACTTCTGAACCTCAAGTGgcggttgaggaggaggaggaggaggaggaggaggggccaagGGAACAGCCCAATACTGAGATCCAAGAAggcaaggaggaggaagatgtgtTCCTTCCGTCGACATCAGCCCTGAGGAAGAGCAGTACGAGTGACAGCCTTGAGGACTACATGGATGAGTGCTGCCGACTCAGCGAG GTCCAGCAGGCTGGCTCTAACACCCCTCTAGGCTCGGGCCTGGGCTACCTGGAGCACATCTGCCGGCTGATCGAGAAGATCGGTCATCTCCAGGAGACCAACCTCCGGCTGCAGAAGCAGATCTGTGGAGTTCAGAAGACCAGCCGGGCTGCCAAGACCAGAGAG GAGTTCTTCCAGCACCACTGTACTTGTGGAGCTGCCGGGCTGGCCCATCAGGAACCACCTAAAAGACTCCAGAGGAACGACTTCCTGTCACTGAGCGGAACCTTGTCGGACCTGTCAACTATCCACGAGGTCACCCGCCGGCCCCCGCTCTCGGACGGAAATG GCAGGGCCCTTGGCCCCGTGCCCCTATGGAGGCGGGGCCAAAACCGCAGGAGCTACACCGAGGGAGAGACCCGCTTCCTCTGTGACCcaggggcagagggaggaccCCCTGTCCCCCAGAGACGG ctGAGTGAGAACTACACATGGGGACGAGTCAAAGACCTTGTGAGGAGAGCCAAGCTCAGGAACTCCAGCAGCAGCCGACTGGGACTGTCACCGACGTCACTGAAGATGTCCTGCCCCCAGCTGTACAG GCCTGATCTGGGGCCGGTGGACCTTCCCAGGAGCAGGAACCGGAACTCCATGATCACCCTGGGTCACCAGGACCAACTGGACCTTAGCTGGCTTCAGTAG
- the LOC130405070 gene encoding cGMP-dependent protein kinase 2-like, whose product MVAGRILAMGNGSIKAPRAEHNICLCNRDPAGWDVEPLRLRITHLEEKLSQREKDFQVQELQMRLLRQELDAKTTQVEKLQDAIGCYSHANGHLVGTLPAPHTPPLPLASVIDQGSSSRFHRVAVEVHRRLKAKEGVSAEPTSGAYSGGGGGGGGGRGVSTAERAVVRKDSNTKRLINAAMVKNDFLKKLEPQHLRDMVDCMYPRKYTQGQLVIQEGEPGNYLYVLAEGLLEVIQNGKLLGEMRPGTAFGELAILYNCKRTATVKAVSCALIWALDRQTFQSIMMRTTKARHEEYFNFLRSVSLLKELPEEKLAKIADCLEVDYFNRGEFIIREGEEGNTFFIIAKGEVSVTQTTEVHGQPKEIKTLGVGDYFGEKALISEDVRSANIVCNTNDTQCLVVDRENFNQMVGTYEELQAYLKEYVEELSRSDVKRNALPQSPQADSPTQQEWRRLQDRLALLPHHMPFQRLEVIATLGVGGFGRVVLVKLEDESSTFALKCIKKKHIVDTRQQEHIYSEKNILQLTNSPFIVRLFRTFRDDRCVYLLLEACLGGELWSVLRDMNFFDDPTGRFCIGCVLEAFEYLHIRGIVYRDLKPENLLLDSEGYVKMADFGFAKRIGLGKKTWTFCGTPEYVAPEVVMNKGHDFGADCWSLGILIFELLTGNPPFSGTDPIKIYTMVLHGIEKVDFPKRIGKRPDDLIRRLCRLNPVERLGNKKNGILDIKKHKWFQGFNWDGLRHQRLVSPLKREVRGPLDHSHFDVFPPDLEEPPEELSGWDKNF is encoded by the exons actaCGTATCACCCACCTGGAGGAGAAGCTTTCCCAGCGGGAGAAGGACTTCCAGGTGCAGGAGCTGCAGATGCGTCTCCTCCGGCAGGAGCTGGATGCCAAAACCACTCAGGTGGAAAAGCTCCAGGACGCTATAGGCTGCTACAGCCACGCCAACGGCCACCTGGTGGGGACTCTACCCGCACCACACACCCCCCCGCTGCCCCTGGCCAGTGTCATCGACCAGGGCTCCAGTAGCAGGTTCCACCGGGTGGCCGTAGAGGTCCACCGGCGCCTCAAGGCCAAGGAGGGGGTGTCGGCCGAGCCCACCTCAGGGGCCTActctgggggtggaggagggggaggtgggggtcggggggtcTCTACCGCGGAGAGGGCTGTGGTCCGCAAAGACTCCAA TACCAAAAGGCTTATCAACGCTGCGATGGTGAAGAATGACTTCCTGAAGAAGCTGGAGCCCCAGCACCTGAGGGACATGGTGGACTGCATGTACCCCAGGAAGTACACCCAGGGGCAGCTCGTCATCCAGGAAGGGGAGCCTGGGAACTACCTCTACGTGCTCGCAG AGGGTCTTCTGGAGGTCATCCAGAATGGTAAACTGCTTGGAGAGATGCGTCCAGGGACCGCCTTCGGAGAACTGGCGATATTGTACAACTGTAAAAGAACCGCCACCGTCAAAG CTGTGTCCTGCGCTCTCATCTGGGCGTTGGACCGGCAGACCTTCCAGAGCATCATGATGAGGACCACCAAGGCTCGCCATGAAGAATACTTTAACTTCCTACGCAG tgtttcTCTGCTTAAGGAACTACCTGAGGAAAAGCTGGCAAAGATCGCTGATTGCCTTGAAGTT GATTATTTTAATAGAGGAGAGTTTATTATccgagagggagaagagggtaACACTTTCTTCATCATAGCAAAAGGAGAG GTGTCGGTCACCCAGACCACAGAGGTCCACGGTCAGCCCAAGGAGATCAAAACGCTGGGCGTGGGAGACTACTTTGGAGAGAAGGCCCTCATAAg CGAAGATGTCCGCTCGGCCAATATCGTCTGCAACACCAACGACACCCAGTGCCTGGTGGTGGACAGAGA GAACTTTAACCAGATGGTGGGAACGTACGAGGAACTGCAGGCTTATCTGAAGGAATACGTTGAGGAACTCTCCCGCAGCGACGTGAAGAGAAACGCTCT GCCCCAGTCCCCGCAGGCAGACTCCCCGACGCAGCAGGAGTGGCGTCGGCTGCAGGACCGCCTGGCCCTGCTCCCCCACCACATGCCCTTccagaggctggaggtcatcgccACCCTGGGCGTGGGGGGCTTTGGTCGCGTGGTGCTG GTGAAGCTGGAGGACGAGAGCTCCACCTTCGCCCTGAAGTGCATCAAGAAGAAACACATCGTGGACACCAGGCAGCAGGAACACATCTACTCTGAGAAGAACATCCTGCAGCTCACCAACTCACCCTTCATAGTCAG GTTGTTCCGGACCTTCAGGGATGacaggtgtgtgtacctgcttcTGGAAGCCTGTCTGGGAGGAGAGCTATGGAGTGTGCTTAGAGACAT GAACTTCTTTGATGACCCGACGGGCCGGTTCTGCATCGGCTGTGTGCTGGAGGCCTTCGAGTACCTCCACATCCGGGGCATCGTGTACCGGGACCTGAAGCCAGAGAACCTTCTGCTCGACTCGGAGGGCTACGTCAAAATG GCAGACTTTGGCTTCGCTAAGAGGATCGGCCTGGGGAAGAAGACCTGGACATTCTGCGGGACCCCGGAGTATGTGGCCCCAGAGGTGGTCATGAACAAGGGCCATGACTTTGGGGCCGACTGCTGGTCCCTGGGAATTCTCATCTTTGAGCTGCTCACTGGAAA CCCGCCGTTCTCCGGCACAGACCCCATTAAGATCTACACCATGGTGCTCCACGGCATCGAGAAGGTCGACTTCCCCAAGAGGATCGGCAAGCGGCCGGATGACCTCATCAGGAGACTCTGCAG GCTCAACCCGGTGGAGAGACTAGGTAACAAGAAGAACGGCATCCTCGACATTAAGAAGCACAA GTGGTTCCAGGGCTTCAACTGGGACGGCTTGCGGCACCAGAGGCTTGTATCCCCCCTGAAGAGAGAG GTGCGAGGGCCGTTGGACCACAGCCACTTTGACGTGTTCCCCCCTGACCTGGAGGAACCCCCAGAGGAGCTGTCTGGCTGGGACAAAAACTTCTGA